GGAAGATATTTTTAACGATAGGAAGCAACCAATTACCTATTTTTGTAGAAACAATAGAAGTAAAACGGTTGGTAGCTCGTGTTTTGCCTTTATCTTCAGTAATTAGAAGTTGTGAAACCTATGGTTTTACACCTGATAATCTTATTGCTATGAAGGGCCCCTTCAATAAAGAACTGAATAAACAAATGTTTAAAAGTTATGGAGCAAATGTTGTAATAACAAAAGATAGCGGAAAGGCAGGAGGAACAGAAGAAAAAATACTTGCTGCGCAAGAATTAAATATCCCTATCATATTAGTAAAAAAACCCACAATTTCCTATGGTGAAGTAGACGACGATATAGATGTATTGGTGAATAAAATTGCCTCTATTTATTCAAAATAACTATAGATATACGTCTATGAATTTTAATATACTAAGGGCTACGTTTTTTAGCCAAGACAAAATCGTAGACTGTGTATATTAAAATTCAAGTTTAAAGATGTATAGCCTATATACCAAAGTAATTCATTAAGAAGAGATTACTTAGTAAAATATTTTGTACAAAGGGAGGTAAAAAAATGAATGAAGAAGTAAAAAAAGATATGGGTCAAATGAGTTATGCTAATTTAACCGAAGATCAGCTAAAGAAACTGATGATGATAGAAGATGAAATCAATCAAAATCGTCAAGAAAAAGTATATTTAATGGCTTTTGCAAATAAACTTTAAACATCGAAAGAAGGATAATTTAAAGCAAAAGGGAAGTTTTTCCTTTTGCTTTTTCAATGTATTTGAAAATGCTTCTATAAAATTGAGCAGATTAAACTTGTTTTTTTAGTACTATTTTACCACTCAAAAAAAGTAGGATTTTTGAAAATTATGTAGAATAATGAAGAATGTGCAGAATAAACAATAAAAAAAGTGTATTTTTCAAGAAGTTTACGGTTTAAAAGAAGGAATTCTGTTAAGTGTTGACGAAGCTATTACAAAGCTACTTTGAGTGGGAGAGATAAAACATGTTTAATAATACAATTAATATAGCTTTTTTAATTATTTTACTAATACCCATACTGATTTTTATTTTAACATTGATGAAAATTGTAGGAGAAGATATGAAAAGCTCTACAAAAAAAACATCTTCATCTCCTTATACGACAAAACATTCTTATACTAAAAAACAAGTAAAAAAGCAGAAGAAAATCCATTACCTAAGAAAAGTAAAATAATCTTTTTTTCTAATGGTTAACAATGTACTAGGATTGTGAATAGAATAAAAAGTATAAGGCTACAATGAAAATAAATAAATTTTTTATAAGGCTGGTGAAAAAGATGACAGAAGAATTACAATGTTATATGTGTAATGATGAGACCAGTACAGGTATTCTTCTATTAAACCAATATATATGTAGGAGATGTGAGGAAGAATTGGTAAGCACACCAGTAGATCAGCTTAAGTACGAAATATTTAAAAGAAAAATAAAAGATATTTGGCAGCAATTTTTGCAGGAAGCCTAAGAAATAACAAAGGGACTAAACAGTCCCCTTATTATTTTTTGAAACAAAA
The sequence above is drawn from the Clostridium formicaceticum genome and encodes:
- a CDS encoding sigma factor G inhibitor Gin, with amino-acid sequence MKINKFFIRLVKKMTEELQCYMCNDETSTGILLLNQYICRRCEEELVSTPVDQLKYEIFKRKIKDIWQQFLQEA